TAGCTCAAAAAAGTAACAGACCTTTAAGCACGCGTATTTTAGTTGTTGGCATTTTACaaaataatgcattatgcatatgCAATAATACATATTTATCAATTAAGAAAAAGGAAAGGCGAAAAGAAGCAGAAAGAGGAAAAATGGAACTTCGACTAAGATACGCAACACATTTGTACCCTGTGGATCTTATGCCAATATCTTTGGATATCCACATACCGAAACTGCATGCATATACATCAAATGAATTATGAAGGAATGTTCGCGGCACGGAGATATAGGAGACGAGCCGTACTTATAGCTTCATTCATCTGGATAAGACTATAAAAATAAAGGCAGTTGTAGAAAATTCAGTGGGTTATAGTTGGTAATATGCCCCACTGGTGCAGAAACCCCTCTCCTGTAGTCACTTCCCAAACCAATAGAACAAGTACAGCGATCATTGCTGCTCTGCCGTTCCAGGTTTCAGCACTTTTTGTCCAACCCCATTCCCACATCGTCACTGGTGGTGGTAGTTCCCTGCGCTGTGAATCATATGTTGCTAATAGCTCTTCCACACTACCAAGTGGGACGAGAGACTGCAAGAAAACACGAAGATCACTACATATATATCTATGGATAGACAAGTAGAGTGCCATGTCAAGTGTTCAAATAGGTCACTTGCTCCTGACATGTGTAAAGAAAACGCACAACTTCACAAACTATCTTATTTTTTTCCTTGGAAAAAGAACTCAGAACAACCAACAAAATGAGGTTTCGATCACCAAGGTTCAGGATAGACAAACTCCCATatcagaaagaaataaaaaatacttATATGGTAACAGATCAGGTCTCCCAAAAGTTGTCTGTTATTGCATTTATCTACAGAGGATTTTGGTCTGACAGCAGCCTCCATTTGTACTGGAAATGACTCCCTTAAATGGCTGTGCATAATGCTATGAAAGAAATGAACCCATTTTGTCCCCACTAAGATATGGGGTGTCATAAACTCTTAGTTTCCTATAACTCATCTCGGGTATTTGGCTTGCTTGAGAGGACGATTCTAAAGCTGAATCTTTGGTGAAACTAGTTTCCTCAGGTGAAGATTGTCCACTCCTAGGACGACCCTCACGAAAATTCAGTTGTGAACTCAACCTTTGTGGCCTCTATATAGATTGCATTTGCTCAGCCTCCAGTAGTGTCATCAAATTTGGTGATTCTCCATCCCAATTGCTATGCGGAACAAAAGGACAAAATACAATCGATTCATCCATGTAAATAGTACAGTAGTACTCACCTCTCATCTTCCCAGGTTTTAGTTTCCTATGTGCTAAAGCATTTCATTCGAGGTCAATTTAGAGATCGGGAATTTATGAAAAATTACCTGTCGAGCTTCCAGATTTGAGACTGCCATTGCCCCGACGTATGGAAGACTTTCAATTACGGCATCTGCCAAGTCTGCGATGAAGGTCGGCTCACAATCTAGAGCAGGAACACGGCCCCAATTCTTTATACCAGATTTTAAAGCTAACTCTCTGTACTCGACATCGATCTCTTCAAGAGTTTCAATGTGCTCGCTGACAAAGCTGCAATCGAGTCCCAAAATGTGATAGAACAGTAATCAGGGTTCACCACCTTAATTGAAACGATCATGTAAATGGAACACTATGTACATGCTAACATGAGAAAAAGtagaccttttttttttccttctctccaGTATTCTATATATGGGGATATACCTGATAGGAACAGCAAGAAGACTCTCTGTGCCCTTTTCACCGAGCTCTATAATTGTGTCGTCAGTGTAAGGCTTTAACCATTCAATGGGTCCAACTCTACTCTAAAAAGAcataaacaaaaagaaagaaaaagagaaaaaaaattagattAAATGGGGACATATTGCGGCGGTGTCTTTAATCTGTATCCACTGCAAGGCTCGACGTTAAGCCTCAGTTCTACGTCTTTTTTATTTGTCCTTTTACTCTAAAGAAAAAAGTAATATGTGAAGTCGATACTTCAACAGAACTATGGATAGTTCTCATTTTCCTCACAAGATGACATTACTCAATATCCTCTGGGTGTCTAAAGTATTACTATAAAATACGTATAGTGCATCACAGTATGAAAAGTTGAATATATTACCTGATACGCAAGAGTATATGGATTATTTAATTTTCGTCTTTCTAGTTCTTCCATGATCAAATCCACACACTCTTCCATCTCAGCTTTATAGGGGTCACCAGCTTCTTCGACATATGCAACTGGCACCCCATGAGCACTAAAAAATATCATCACCTGTATTCTTTCTCATGTTAAATTAACAGTAAAAAGTCCACAATTGGTGAAACCAAACAAACGAAAAGATAAGAGAGCCTACCTTCTCAGGGCTGTTAAATTTTTTTAACTCCTTTTCAATTAAGTTTGTCATAGCTTTTATGTATCCTTCACGCTGGTACCATGATGGAATAACAGTGTGTTGCATGTTCACCAAATACTCATCTTCTCTGGTTTCATTTCAAAAAGTTTGTTAGATAAATTCGACATAGAATGATGACAAATTGTAAAATGCATGGTCCTTCATCACCTAAAAATACTCTCCAACAACCGAAGGCTTGAACCACTAGTTGATATTGAAAATTGTGGATAAAGAGGAAGCACCACAAGCTTTGAAATTCCATCCTGTTTAATCTACATGAGCAGCAGATTATACACCATGGATTAAACTCATACAATTGTACACAAAGCTTGACCAAATACTAGCAGGTATCTAGTGATCACAAATTAGTTGCAACTTGCAACTGTGAATTCGACTAGCAGGAAATGGATATCAGTGTCAATTCTTTACTGTGAATCAGAGCTCTTGTAAACTTGATACCTGCTCAATAGCTTCCTCGGTAAAAGGATGCCAATAACGCATTCCAACATACACCTTTGCTGGGACATTCTTTTCCCAAAGAGACTTCCTCAACTCCTCGGCCTGAACAAAGATTGAGGTGGTCATATAAGAATATTCGAGAATCTCACAAGTCATAAATGCCAGGTAATGAATCCGTCAACTGCCTCTTGGCTAGATACCTTGGAATTGAAACAAATGCTTCATACATAAAGCTTTATGCAAGATGCTATCATTATATTACTATATTGGCAATTTAGAATGACGGCAAGAGTAGTAAATATAAGTTTTTTGATGTTGCAGTAGGTTTCAAGAGTAATGAATGCTGACACGAGTATCTTCTTATCTGTCTCTTAAAGAGTTAAACTTGTGTATACGTTTACCCCGTCATCAAAAAGCATGCACAAGAAACTTAAAAAACAGAATTAAGTTAGTAACCCACTATACTGTATCTACATAGACAGACCACTATAGTTTTCGGATGTTTGCCGTGACGATATGCTAAAACTTGCAGACACTTCAGCTGATAGATGTACATGATAGGACTTGGTTGTGCATATATGTAACAAATTCAGATCTAAAAATACAAATAAACATTATAATCTAGGAAATTACAGAAAATTATTATTGATACAAGGATATTTGCATGTTTGTGGACTGTGGTAGTGTCCACACTTTCGCTTTCTTTCAACTACGCATGACCGACGCCTACAGGGTCCAAATGCATAAAAGTATGAGAGCACTCAGATCTCTTTAACAATAAAGCAAAAAGGGTCACTGCAAGCTAAGATATGCATAACTCAGTTGCAGACAGCATGGAAGCTAATGAGATCTTATGGTTTTGTTTGATACACACAGGCACTACCTAAAGAATTAGCTTATGATATCTTATGGTCTTATGAGAAGACCGGGGCATCTACCTGCATTGGCCGATTAAGCTAGAGCTAACACGGCTGGATGATTATATGCTACCGCCTCAATAACTTCATTGAGTATATTAAAAGGGCATCAGCCACTACCTAAAGATGGGACCCTCGTGTCAAAAAAGATGAGACCCTAACCCTACATGATTGCAGTCCCGGTCCTGCGTTTCTAGTGGcctaaagcccaaaaaatttggtgGCCTCCTATCAAGCAAAACACATTATAAATCATTTCTTTTTTGGTCCCTCATAAGTCAGTTTTCTTATTAGTGACACCTTGCAAATCTACGTTTTAAAGTTATGCCCCACATATTAAATCAGGTTTACAAAACATCCCTATTCAAACACATGAAAGACTGAAATTGGAAGGGAACATTTTTAGTTTTGTGGCCTCTTTCTCTGCGTGGCCTCAAGCGTGGCTTGTGTGGCTTATATGGCAGGGTCGGCCCTGCATGATTGTGTTTAACAAATACTAAGTATAGATTTTCTTAAGCACCATAAGATCATAACTATGAGTTTATACCAAAACAGTTGAGGTACTACTCGGTAAGTTGGTCTCAGCAAATTGAGTTGCAGCAAATAACGCAAAAATAACACAGGTCCCAGAGTTCTTCACTTAAAATAGAGACGCAATACAGACATTGATGCCATAAGAAGAGTACAAATGCTGGTAGTATGAATTTATATGAAAAATCAAGGCTAAATTTCTGTTGAAGTATCATTCAAAGAAACTAGGAAAAAAAGGTTTATCTCTAGAACAGATGCATCAAAAATAGTTTCTATCTTGTGAAATGCATATGTACGGCAGCAAGCTGACCTCTGAAGCAATCACAGGTAATGAAACTAGAACTTACCTGTGCATCCGTTATCTGGCGAAGAGGTGAACCACCACCAATGGAAGCATAACCTTCTTTGCTCTTTGGTGCTCTAAGTACAGATATGAACTGTGCCAGGGGACCTTGAAGAAAACGGACCAATCTTGGCAGCCGTATAATATCCTGTGTTTCGTTAAACATGATAGAACATAAATAAGAGTTTTTTGCTGATTACTGTAAGTGGAGCTGAAAACTGATTTGGAAGTTTGTTAACTTCTCAGCATATTGTATTGTAGACCAACACtcactttggaaaaagagtggaAATCCAAATGATTATTGGGTTTACACGTACCAACAGAACGGGCTCTAAAACTCTTTTAATTTCTTCGAGTGTTACATGGAAcataagattttattttattttttgactaAACTATAACAGGAGTAGGTAAGAGAAGTTTTTACCGGGTCAGCAAAAAGATTATACAAGAAAGGCTGCACATCGTCAAGAGTTTCTGGACCTCCAAGGTTCAGCAACAAAACTCCAATCTTTTCGTCACCAATAAGAAGTGGCGTAGATGCATCTTGAGTTGTAGAGGTAACTAATGCCCTTAGGGGAAAAGAGTCAAAAGACCCATTTCTGAGTGGTTGCTTTGAAACTGAAGATGGTGTTTGTAGCCATCTTGATGAGTTTTTGGAAACTATGCGACTCTTTGGTAGACTTGTTCTAACAGAAGCATCCCCACTATATTGATGAGACCTTTGAGTGATGCATGCTGTTGGGTGTGGCAATTTCCTATAGCAAACAGATAACAAGAAACTATTATTAAAAAATGAACATAGTGTGATGAGACAAGGTGCACTGGAATGTCACAAATGATTTGAGTTTCACTCTGCAAATAGCAATAAAAAAAATCACTTGATTTCTTCGGACAGGTAACACTCCTCAGTGGGACAAGCCCTCATTTAAGCAGATACAAGGCTGGGCAGAACAACCAG
This genomic stretch from Papaver somniferum cultivar HN1 chromosome 5, ASM357369v1, whole genome shotgun sequence harbors:
- the LOC113284340 gene encoding ferrochelatase-2, chloroplastic-like, translating into MGAVKVLALSLPSPASQWERLSSSNQASTRGVNEGMGYTETRPPSNQASYPIRKLPHPTACITQRSHQYSGDASVRTSLPKSRIVSKNSSRWLQTPSSVSKQPLRNGSFDSFPLRALVTSTTQDASTPLLIGDEKIGVLLLNLGGPETLDDVQPFLYNLFADPDIIRLPRLVRFLQGPLAQFISVLRAPKSKEGYASIGGGSPLRQITDAQAEELRKSLWEKNVPAKVYVGMRYWHPFTEEAIEQIKQDGISKLVVLPLYPQFSISTSGSSLRLLESIFREDEYLVNMQHTVIPSWYQREGYIKAMTNLIEKELKKFNSPEKVMIFFSAHGVPVAYVEEAGDPYKAEMEECVDLIMEELERRKLNNPYTLAYQSRVGPIEWLKPYTDDTIIELGEKGTESLLAVPISFVSEHIETLEEIDVEYRELALKSGIKNWGRVPALDCEPTFIADLADAVIESLPYVGAMAVSNLEARQSLVPLGSVEELLATYDSQRRELPPPVTMWEWGWTKSAETWNGRAAMIAVLVLLVWEVTTGEGFLHQWGILPTITH